A stretch of Carnobacteriaceae bacterium zg-C25 DNA encodes these proteins:
- a CDS encoding DNA topoisomerase 3: protein MKKIVLAEKPSVAKDLAKVLHANQVHKHYFEGNAFIVTWAYGHLLTLQMPEDLATDWKEWKLETLPMLPKRIGTKPLPKTTGQLHAIKKLVHRSDVSHVVIATDAGREGELVARWILQYCKNDKPIERLWISSQTQKAIEQGFKSLKPGSQYNRLFDSALARSKADWLIGLNVTRALTVKYQDNLSAGRVQTPTLALVRQQEEKIEKFIPKTYFTVTLNYDGLTAKLPQQFHTKEEAQQLIDTLSHGKVTQVSDTIKRQSAPLLYDLTKLQTDANHRYGFSAKKTLAIVQRLYEVYKVTSYPRTDSQYLTSDLKGTLLERLHAIVKVDERVKGIIKNGGKILQKQVFNDHKVGDHHALIPTEIAPNYAKMDSDDIKIYHMIVERFVEQFLPDVQTNKHSAIVSFNEIEMTLSTETTLEKGWKLAGVATEKAVVFRVGQSIPKNFSIQQQLTTPPHALTEGALLALMDKFHLGTPATRAEIIERLVSGELLQRDKLLKVTPKGKQLLTLVNPELKSPELTEKWEVQLEEIAQGKRALNAFVTEIEEQTKVLVRDIKQSEAVYKDFNLTGKKCPECASLLREKQTKQGAFYVCTSETCSYRRRKDLKVTNKRCSVCHKKMVQIDGKNGAYFKCQTCQISEKIENKSTKQKKVTKHEAKRLMQKINNDHIEVENPFAAALKNLK from the coding sequence GTGAAAAAAATAGTATTGGCAGAAAAACCAAGTGTTGCTAAAGATTTGGCTAAAGTTTTACACGCAAACCAAGTGCATAAACATTATTTTGAAGGGAACGCCTTTATTGTAACGTGGGCGTATGGACACTTGTTGACGTTACAAATGCCCGAAGATTTAGCAACGGATTGGAAAGAATGGAAATTAGAAACATTGCCCATGTTACCAAAACGCATTGGAACAAAGCCACTCCCTAAAACGACTGGACAATTACACGCCATTAAAAAGTTAGTGCATCGTTCAGATGTATCGCATGTTGTCATTGCTACAGATGCAGGACGTGAAGGGGAGTTGGTTGCCCGCTGGATTTTACAATATTGTAAAAATGATAAACCGATTGAGCGTTTATGGATTTCATCTCAAACGCAAAAAGCGATTGAACAAGGCTTTAAGTCATTAAAACCTGGAAGTCAGTATAATCGATTATTCGATAGTGCGTTGGCACGTTCAAAGGCAGATTGGCTAATTGGGTTAAACGTTACACGTGCATTAACCGTTAAATATCAAGATAATTTATCTGCCGGTCGTGTACAAACACCAACGTTAGCCTTAGTGCGACAACAAGAAGAAAAAATTGAAAAATTTATACCAAAAACGTATTTTACGGTAACGCTAAATTATGACGGATTAACGGCAAAATTACCGCAACAATTTCATACGAAAGAAGAAGCGCAACAATTAATCGATACGTTATCTCATGGAAAAGTAACACAAGTTTCGGATACAATTAAACGACAAAGTGCACCGTTGTTGTATGACTTAACTAAATTGCAGACAGACGCAAACCATCGATACGGATTTTCGGCTAAAAAAACGTTAGCCATTGTGCAACGGTTATATGAAGTGTATAAAGTAACGTCTTATCCACGTACCGATTCACAATATTTAACAAGCGATTTAAAAGGCACGTTACTTGAACGGTTGCATGCCATTGTAAAAGTAGATGAACGGGTTAAAGGCATTATTAAAAATGGTGGAAAGATTTTACAAAAACAGGTGTTTAACGATCATAAAGTTGGAGACCATCATGCGTTGATTCCAACAGAAATAGCGCCTAACTACGCTAAAATGGATAGTGATGACATTAAAATTTATCACATGATTGTAGAACGTTTTGTAGAACAGTTTTTACCAGACGTGCAAACAAATAAGCATAGCGCAATCGTATCGTTTAATGAAATTGAAATGACATTGTCCACAGAAACAACACTTGAAAAGGGCTGGAAATTAGCTGGCGTAGCCACCGAAAAAGCAGTGGTGTTTCGGGTTGGTCAATCGATTCCTAAAAACTTTTCAATTCAGCAGCAGTTAACAACACCTCCCCACGCCTTAACGGAAGGGGCCTTATTGGCGCTGATGGATAAATTCCATTTAGGAACGCCTGCTACGCGTGCGGAAATTATTGAACGACTTGTATCTGGAGAGTTGTTACAGCGAGACAAGTTGCTGAAAGTCACGCCGAAAGGAAAACAATTGTTGACGTTAGTTAATCCCGAGTTGAAATCACCTGAATTAACGGAAAAATGGGAAGTGCAGTTGGAAGAAATTGCGCAAGGGAAACGAGCGTTAAATGCGTTTGTTACGGAAATTGAAGAACAGACGAAAGTGTTAGTTCGCGATATTAAACAGAGTGAGGCTGTCTATAAAGATTTTAATTTGACGGGTAAAAAATGTCCGGAGTGTGCGTCTTTGTTACGTGAAAAACAAACAAAGCAAGGGGCATTTTATGTGTGCACTAGTGAAACGTGTTCGTATCGTCGTCGAAAAGATTTAAAAGTGACGAATAAACGTTGTAGTGTGTGCCATAAAAAGATGGTACAGATTGATGGTAAAAATGGTGCGTATTTCAAATGTCAAACGTGTCAAATTAGTGAAAAAATAGAAAACAAGTCAACAAAACAGAAAAAAGTGACGAAGCATGAAGCGAAGCGATTGATGCAAAAAATCAATAATGATCATATTGAAGTGGAAAATCCATTTGCAGCAGCTTTGAAAAACTTAAAATAA
- the nrdE gene encoding class 1b ribonucleoside-diphosphate reductase subunit alpha gives MQEVTYFKLNNELNRAVDGKIPVHKDKEAARAYFLEHVNPNTVFFYTLDEKLDYLMDNDYLEREFLGKYSREFVKQLMVMTYKKKFRFRSFMSAFKFYTQYAMRTNDGKRYLERYEDRIVFCALYLADGDEDLATHLANEMIHQRYQPATPTFLNAGRKRRGELVSCFLIQVTDDMNSIGRAINSALQLSRIGGGVGVSLSNIRAAGDPIKKIENASSGIVPVMKLLEDSFSYSNQLGQRNGAGAVYLNVFHPDIVAFLSTKKENADEKIRVKTLSLGLVVPDKFYELCAKDLTMYLFSPYDVEREYGVPFSYVDITAEYDNMVNNPNIKKSKIQARELENEISKLQQESGYPYVVNIDTANQSNPIDGKIIMSNLCSEILQVQAPSQINDAQEFEVLGTDISCNLGSTNIPNLMKSSDFGKSVDTMVRALTYVTDVSNIVAVPTVKNGNDKAHTIGLGAMGLHTMFALNQMEYGSPESIEFTDVYFKLLNYYTLVSSNNIAKERGKSFVGFEKSKYYTGEYFDEHAQDVIFEHEKVAKLFSNIHVPTKADWLTLKENVRNFGLYHQNRLAIAPTGSISYVNESSASLHPIIRLIEERQEKKTGKTYYPAPYLSNDTLPYYKSAYDTDMRKVIDVYAAAQKHIDQGMSLTLFMRSDIPEGLYEWKNGRTTKMTTRDLNILRNYAWKKGIKSIYYVRTFTENSEEVGANACESCTI, from the coding sequence ATGCAAGAAGTGACATACTTCAAATTAAATAATGAATTAAACCGTGCGGTTGATGGGAAAATCCCAGTACATAAAGATAAAGAAGCTGCACGCGCTTATTTTTTAGAACATGTTAATCCAAATACGGTGTTTTTCTATACTTTAGATGAAAAATTAGATTACTTAATGGATAACGATTATTTAGAACGCGAATTTCTTGGTAAATATTCACGTGAGTTTGTAAAACAGTTAATGGTGATGACCTATAAGAAAAAATTCCGTTTTAGATCGTTTATGTCAGCCTTTAAGTTTTACACACAATATGCGATGCGTACCAATGATGGTAAACGTTACTTAGAACGCTATGAAGATCGTATTGTTTTTTGTGCATTGTATTTAGCAGATGGTGACGAAGACTTAGCAACACATTTAGCAAATGAAATGATTCATCAACGTTACCAACCAGCGACACCAACGTTTTTAAATGCAGGGCGTAAAAGACGTGGTGAGTTGGTATCGTGTTTCTTAATTCAAGTAACGGACGATATGAACAGTATCGGTCGTGCGATCAATAGTGCGTTACAGTTATCACGTATCGGTGGTGGTGTCGGTGTTTCATTGAGTAACATTCGTGCAGCGGGCGACCCAATTAAAAAAATCGAAAATGCATCAAGTGGTATCGTTCCAGTTATGAAATTGTTAGAAGATAGCTTTAGTTACTCAAACCAATTAGGTCAACGTAACGGTGCGGGAGCGGTTTATTTAAACGTATTCCACCCAGATATTGTTGCCTTTTTATCCACGAAAAAAGAAAATGCGGATGAAAAAATTCGTGTTAAAACGTTATCTCTAGGTCTTGTTGTTCCAGATAAGTTTTATGAATTGTGTGCTAAAGATTTAACGATGTATTTATTTAGTCCGTATGATGTTGAACGTGAATATGGCGTGCCGTTTTCATATGTTGACATTACAGCTGAATACGACAACATGGTGAATAACCCTAATATTAAAAAATCAAAAATTCAAGCACGCGAATTGGAAAATGAAATTAGTAAGTTACAACAAGAATCTGGTTATCCATATGTGGTGAACATTGATACAGCAAATCAATCTAATCCAATTGATGGCAAAATTATTATGAGTAACTTATGTTCTGAAATTTTACAAGTTCAAGCACCTTCACAAATTAATGATGCGCAAGAATTTGAAGTTTTAGGAACGGATATTTCATGTAACCTAGGTTCAACAAATATTCCAAACTTAATGAAGTCATCTGATTTTGGTAAATCAGTCGATACAATGGTTCGTGCTTTAACATACGTAACAGATGTATCAAACATTGTTGCCGTACCAACAGTTAAAAATGGAAATGATAAAGCACATACTATCGGTTTAGGTGCAATGGGATTACACACAATGTTTGCGTTAAATCAAATGGAGTATGGTTCACCAGAATCTATTGAGTTTACAGATGTGTATTTTAAATTATTGAATTACTATACATTAGTTTCATCAAACAACATCGCTAAAGAGCGTGGTAAATCATTTGTCGGTTTTGAAAAATCAAAATATTACACAGGTGAATACTTTGATGAGCATGCACAAGACGTTATCTTTGAACATGAAAAAGTTGCGAAACTATTTTCAAATATTCACGTGCCGACAAAAGCAGATTGGTTAACGTTAAAAGAAAATGTACGTAATTTTGGACTATACCATCAAAATCGTCTAGCGATTGCGCCTACAGGCTCAATTAGCTACGTTAATGAAAGTAGTGCAAGTTTACATCCAATTATTCGTTTAATTGAAGAACGTCAAGAAAAGAAAACAGGTAAAACATATTATCCAGCGCCATATTTATCAAATGACACATTACCATATTATAAATCAGCGTACGATACAGATATGCGTAAAGTGATTGATGTGTATGCGGCAGCGCAAAAACATATCGATCAAGGGATGAGTTTAACGTTGTTTATGCGTTCAGATATTCCAGAAGGTTTATATGAATGGAAAAATGGCCGTACGACAAAAATGACGACACGTGATTTAAATATTTTACGTAATTATGCGTGGAAAAAAGGGATTAAATCAATTTATTACGTGCGTACATTTACAGAAAATTCTGAAGAAGTCGGCGCAAACGCATGCGAAAGCTGCACAATTTAA
- the nrdI gene encoding class Ib ribonucleoside-diphosphate reductase assembly flavoprotein NrdI — MKVVYMSVTGQTRKFVNKLDMDTLEITLDNAFTQIYEPYVVVVPTYEIEATSIMNDFIETGNNQAYLRGVAGGGNRNFNTLFCFTARDLSKKYNVPVIHEFEFQGSPNDVKKFKEEVEKLGKS; from the coding sequence ATGAAAGTGGTCTATATGTCTGTGACAGGACAAACACGTAAATTTGTTAATAAATTAGATATGGATACGTTAGAAATTACATTGGATAACGCATTTACACAAATTTATGAGCCGTACGTAGTTGTTGTGCCAACGTATGAAATTGAAGCAACAAGTATTATGAATGATTTCATTGAAACCGGAAATAACCAAGCGTATTTGCGCGGTGTTGCTGGTGGTGGGAATCGTAATTTTAATACATTATTTTGTTTTACGGCACGTGACCTATCGAAAAAGTATAATGTTCCCGTTATTCATGAATTTGAATTTCAAGGGTCTCCTAACGATGTGAAAAAATTTAAGGAAGAGGTAGAAAAGCTTGGAAAATCCTAA